In a single window of the Danio rerio strain Tuebingen ecotype United States chromosome 20, GRCz12tu, whole genome shotgun sequence genome:
- the anapc4 gene encoding anaphase-promoting complex subunit 4 isoform X2, whose protein sequence is MPAFRQVGEKQLPNPILYMAWCPKRDLIALANTTGELLLHRLANFHRVWSLPPNENTGKEITSLAWRPDGKVLAFSVGDTKQVVLCDAEKAEILHLFPVEYPASCMHWMEVQDDSSTLTSFSESEDESSRFLPKLPTLPKSTTSKIFSEEKSEEVTNLLGEVRLNILVVGGPSGFVELYAYGLYKIATLSGILGTCRSLGLSSDLKSLSVITEIRSTDDNPEIRYIQLDTGLLSSCLPELTKMARKFTHISTLLQYLRVSLTCMCEAWEEILMQMDLRLTKFVQEKNTSTQVQDEFLELLLWGHASPELQALLMNQLTVKGLKMLGQSIDSSYSSIQKLVISHLQSGSEALLYHLSEVKGMALWKQKFQPLGLDPSDIEDAIVAVGSFTLKASELLQVIDKSMKNFKAFFRWLYVAMLRMSEDHVPPELNKMTQKDLAFVADFLSEHFSANEELFDRKGKYFNVERVGQYLKDEDEDLVSPPNMDGNQWVTFVKQSTHLKDSPLLFPTYPQKSLHFVKRLMEASIDLCLQKPAAVIGDSVKQAVCLRLYTVPESSENTPRLFELPSLWNDKKAAMHYVVFCMPEISPSKIYILRRPTDPNRSVPNGLVALNLNTPLNSSIDDETPAPASVDYSYSCLDARFYDDETLTVVLRRLEDDENKMRVLAQLPLNSAMSWDEEFSWDLSLRLEQQTEGIPVQGVAWGNQSREMDNISAQFVAVNGIRKVACVLSANLRHVRVFEMDAEEEEDEEERADESQEMSSDQDRIEDTKTNESDAVEGGRVEDAQVSGQGPRDSLDDTAGSDTL, encoded by the exons ATGCCTGCGTTTCGGCAGGTTGGGGAGAAACAGCTCCCAAACCCTATTCTGTACATGGCCTGGTGTCCTAAAAGAGATCTGATCGCTTTGGCCAACACTACAGGAGAG CTTCTTCTGCATCGGCTTGCCAACTTTCATCGGGTGTGGAGTTTACCTCCTAATGAGAACACAGGAAAAGAGATCACATCACTGGCCTGGAGACCCGATGGGAAAG TTCTAGCGTTCAGTGTGGGCGACACAAAGCAGGTGGTCCTGTGTGATGCAGAAAAGGCTGAAATCCTCCATCTGTTCCCTGTGGAATATCCAGCATCCTGCATGCACTGGATGGAGGTGCAAGATGACAGCAG CACATTGACCTCATTCAGCGAGTCTGAGGATGAGTCAAGCCGTTTTCTTCCAAAGTTACCCACTTTACCTAAAAG CACCACATCAAAGATATTTAG TGAAGAAAAATCAGAAGAAGTGACAAACCTTTTAGGGGAAGTGAG ACTCAATATCCTGGTTGTTGGAGGACCATCTGGATTTGTTGAGCTGTATGCTTACGGCCTGTATAAGATTGCAACATTAAGTGGG atctTAGGGACGTGCCGTAGTCTTGGACTGTCTAGTGACCTCAAGTCTCTCTCTGTTATTACAGAGATTAGATCCACAGACGACAACCCTGAGATTCGTTACATACAG CTGGACACTGGGCTGCTGTCTTCATGTCTGCCCGAACTGACCAAGATGGCACGCAAGTTCACACATATCTCAACACTGCTACAG TATCTGCGTGTCTCTCTCACCTGCATGTGTGAAGCATGGGAGGAAATTCTTATGCAGATGGACCTCCGCCTCACTAAGTTTGTCCAG gaaaaaaacacaAGCACTCAGGTTCAGGATGAGTTTTTGGAGCTGCTGTTATGGGGCCATGCAAG CCCTGAACTTCAGGCTCTTCTCATGAATCAGCTCACAGTCAAG GGCTTGAAGATGCTGGGTCAGTCTATTGATTCTTCCTATTCCAGCATTCAGAAACTTGTTATCAGTCACTTGCAGAG TGGCTCTGAGGCGCTGCTCTATCACCTGAGCGAGGTCAAAGGAATGGCTCTATGGAAGCAGAAGTTTCAGCCTCTAGGCCTGGATCCTTCAGACATAGAGG ATGCCATCGTAGCAGTGGGCTCTTTTACCCTGAAGGCCAgcgaacttttaca AGTCATCGATAAAAGTATGAAGAACTTCAAAGCCTTCTTCAGATGGCTGTATGTTG CAATGCTGCGAATGTCAGAAGATCATGTTCCTCCTGAGTTAAACAAG ATGACTCAAAAGGATCTGGCTTTTGTGGCCGACTTCCTGTCTGAGCATTTCAGTGCT AACGAAGAGCTGTTTGACCGGAAAGGAAAATATTTCAACGTTGAGCGTGTCGGACAG tatttgaaGGATGAAGATGAAGACTTGGTATCTCCACCCAACATGGATGGCAACCAGTGGGTGACGTTTGTAAAACAGAGCACTCACCTGAAAG ACAGTCCACTGCTCTTCCCCACTTACCCACAAAAGTCTCTGCACTTTGTCAAGAGACTGATGGAGGCGTCCATTGATCTGTGCTTACAGAAACCAGCC gcAGTCATTGGTGATTCGGTGAAACAAGCTGTGTGTTTACGCTTGTACACTGTTCCTGAGAG cTCAGAAAATACCCCAAGGCTGTTTGAGCTGCCTTCACT GTGGAATGATAAGAAGGCTGCTATGCATTATGTAGTGTTCTGCATGCCTGAGATCTCGCCCTCTAAAATCTATATTCTTAGGAGACCGACAGACCCCAACAG GTCTGTCCCTAATGGTCTGGTGGCCCTGAACCTCAACACTCCACTCAATTCTAGTATAGATGATGAAACACCTGCACCTGCTTCTGT CGACTACTCGTACAGTTGCCTTGATGCTCGGTTTTATGATGACGAGACGTTGACAGTGGTTTTGCGGAGACTGGAAGATGATGAGAATAAGATGCGCGTCCTCGCTCAGCTTCCTCTAAACTCTGCTATGAGCTGGGATGAGGAGTTCAGCTGGGACCTTTCACTCAG GTTGGAGCAGCAAACTGAGGGAATTCCAGTGCAGGGTGTTGcctggggaaaccagagcagagAGATGGACAACATCAGCGCTCAGTTTGTGGCTGTTAATGGGATCCGCAAAGTGGCCTGTGTG CTCAGTGCCAATCTAAGGCATGTACGTGTGTTTGAAATGGACGCagaggaggaagaggatgagGAAGAGCGAGCTGATGAGTCACAGGAAATGAGCTCAGACCAGGACAGAATTGAGGACACAAAGACTAATGAGAGTGATGCTGTTGAAGGTGGACGGGTGGAGGATGCCCAGGTGTCGGGTCAGGGGCCAAGAGACAGTTTGGATGACACTGCAGGATCAGATACACTTTGA
- the anapc4 gene encoding anaphase-promoting complex subunit 4 isoform X1, with amino-acid sequence MPAFRQVGEKQLPNPILYMAWCPKRDLIALANTTGELLLHRLANFHRVWSLPPNENTGKEITSLAWRPDGKVLAFSVGDTKQVVLCDAEKAEILHLFPVEYPASCMHWMEVQDDSSTLTSFSESEDESSRFLPKLPTLPKSYSTTSKIFSEEKSEEVTNLLGEVRLNILVVGGPSGFVELYAYGLYKIATLSGILGTCRSLGLSSDLKSLSVITEIRSTDDNPEIRYIQLDTGLLSSCLPELTKMARKFTHISTLLQYLRVSLTCMCEAWEEILMQMDLRLTKFVQEKNTSTQVQDEFLELLLWGHASPELQALLMNQLTVKGLKMLGQSIDSSYSSIQKLVISHLQSGSEALLYHLSEVKGMALWKQKFQPLGLDPSDIEDAIVAVGSFTLKASELLQVIDKSMKNFKAFFRWLYVAMLRMSEDHVPPELNKMTQKDLAFVADFLSEHFSANEELFDRKGKYFNVERVGQYLKDEDEDLVSPPNMDGNQWVTFVKQSTHLKDSPLLFPTYPQKSLHFVKRLMEASIDLCLQKPAAVIGDSVKQAVCLRLYTVPESSENTPRLFELPSLWNDKKAAMHYVVFCMPEISPSKIYILRRPTDPNRSVPNGLVALNLNTPLNSSIDDETPAPASVDYSYSCLDARFYDDETLTVVLRRLEDDENKMRVLAQLPLNSAMSWDEEFSWDLSLRLEQQTEGIPVQGVAWGNQSREMDNISAQFVAVNGIRKVACVLSANLRHVRVFEMDAEEEEDEEERADESQEMSSDQDRIEDTKTNESDAVEGGRVEDAQVSGQGPRDSLDDTAGSDTL; translated from the exons ATGCCTGCGTTTCGGCAGGTTGGGGAGAAACAGCTCCCAAACCCTATTCTGTACATGGCCTGGTGTCCTAAAAGAGATCTGATCGCTTTGGCCAACACTACAGGAGAG CTTCTTCTGCATCGGCTTGCCAACTTTCATCGGGTGTGGAGTTTACCTCCTAATGAGAACACAGGAAAAGAGATCACATCACTGGCCTGGAGACCCGATGGGAAAG TTCTAGCGTTCAGTGTGGGCGACACAAAGCAGGTGGTCCTGTGTGATGCAGAAAAGGCTGAAATCCTCCATCTGTTCCCTGTGGAATATCCAGCATCCTGCATGCACTGGATGGAGGTGCAAGATGACAGCAG CACATTGACCTCATTCAGCGAGTCTGAGGATGAGTCAAGCCGTTTTCTTCCAAAGTTACCCACTTTACCTAAAAG CTACAGCACCACATCAAAGATATTTAG TGAAGAAAAATCAGAAGAAGTGACAAACCTTTTAGGGGAAGTGAG ACTCAATATCCTGGTTGTTGGAGGACCATCTGGATTTGTTGAGCTGTATGCTTACGGCCTGTATAAGATTGCAACATTAAGTGGG atctTAGGGACGTGCCGTAGTCTTGGACTGTCTAGTGACCTCAAGTCTCTCTCTGTTATTACAGAGATTAGATCCACAGACGACAACCCTGAGATTCGTTACATACAG CTGGACACTGGGCTGCTGTCTTCATGTCTGCCCGAACTGACCAAGATGGCACGCAAGTTCACACATATCTCAACACTGCTACAG TATCTGCGTGTCTCTCTCACCTGCATGTGTGAAGCATGGGAGGAAATTCTTATGCAGATGGACCTCCGCCTCACTAAGTTTGTCCAG gaaaaaaacacaAGCACTCAGGTTCAGGATGAGTTTTTGGAGCTGCTGTTATGGGGCCATGCAAG CCCTGAACTTCAGGCTCTTCTCATGAATCAGCTCACAGTCAAG GGCTTGAAGATGCTGGGTCAGTCTATTGATTCTTCCTATTCCAGCATTCAGAAACTTGTTATCAGTCACTTGCAGAG TGGCTCTGAGGCGCTGCTCTATCACCTGAGCGAGGTCAAAGGAATGGCTCTATGGAAGCAGAAGTTTCAGCCTCTAGGCCTGGATCCTTCAGACATAGAGG ATGCCATCGTAGCAGTGGGCTCTTTTACCCTGAAGGCCAgcgaacttttaca AGTCATCGATAAAAGTATGAAGAACTTCAAAGCCTTCTTCAGATGGCTGTATGTTG CAATGCTGCGAATGTCAGAAGATCATGTTCCTCCTGAGTTAAACAAG ATGACTCAAAAGGATCTGGCTTTTGTGGCCGACTTCCTGTCTGAGCATTTCAGTGCT AACGAAGAGCTGTTTGACCGGAAAGGAAAATATTTCAACGTTGAGCGTGTCGGACAG tatttgaaGGATGAAGATGAAGACTTGGTATCTCCACCCAACATGGATGGCAACCAGTGGGTGACGTTTGTAAAACAGAGCACTCACCTGAAAG ACAGTCCACTGCTCTTCCCCACTTACCCACAAAAGTCTCTGCACTTTGTCAAGAGACTGATGGAGGCGTCCATTGATCTGTGCTTACAGAAACCAGCC gcAGTCATTGGTGATTCGGTGAAACAAGCTGTGTGTTTACGCTTGTACACTGTTCCTGAGAG cTCAGAAAATACCCCAAGGCTGTTTGAGCTGCCTTCACT GTGGAATGATAAGAAGGCTGCTATGCATTATGTAGTGTTCTGCATGCCTGAGATCTCGCCCTCTAAAATCTATATTCTTAGGAGACCGACAGACCCCAACAG GTCTGTCCCTAATGGTCTGGTGGCCCTGAACCTCAACACTCCACTCAATTCTAGTATAGATGATGAAACACCTGCACCTGCTTCTGT CGACTACTCGTACAGTTGCCTTGATGCTCGGTTTTATGATGACGAGACGTTGACAGTGGTTTTGCGGAGACTGGAAGATGATGAGAATAAGATGCGCGTCCTCGCTCAGCTTCCTCTAAACTCTGCTATGAGCTGGGATGAGGAGTTCAGCTGGGACCTTTCACTCAG GTTGGAGCAGCAAACTGAGGGAATTCCAGTGCAGGGTGTTGcctggggaaaccagagcagagAGATGGACAACATCAGCGCTCAGTTTGTGGCTGTTAATGGGATCCGCAAAGTGGCCTGTGTG CTCAGTGCCAATCTAAGGCATGTACGTGTGTTTGAAATGGACGCagaggaggaagaggatgagGAAGAGCGAGCTGATGAGTCACAGGAAATGAGCTCAGACCAGGACAGAATTGAGGACACAAAGACTAATGAGAGTGATGCTGTTGAAGGTGGACGGGTGGAGGATGCCCAGGTGTCGGGTCAGGGGCCAAGAGACAGTTTGGATGACACTGCAGGATCAGATACACTTTGA
- the anapc4 gene encoding anaphase-promoting complex subunit 4 isoform X3 produces the protein MPAFRQVGEKQLPNPILYMAWCPKRDLIALANTTGELLLHRLANFHRVWSLPPNENTGKEITSLAWRPDGKVLAFSVGDTKQVVLCDAEKAEILHLFPVEYPASCMHWMEVQDDSSTLTSFSESEDESSRFLPKLPTLPKSEEKSEEVTNLLGEVRLNILVVGGPSGFVELYAYGLYKIATLSGILGTCRSLGLSSDLKSLSVITEIRSTDDNPEIRYIQLDTGLLSSCLPELTKMARKFTHISTLLQYLRVSLTCMCEAWEEILMQMDLRLTKFVQEKNTSTQVQDEFLELLLWGHASPELQALLMNQLTVKGLKMLGQSIDSSYSSIQKLVISHLQSGSEALLYHLSEVKGMALWKQKFQPLGLDPSDIEDAIVAVGSFTLKASELLQVIDKSMKNFKAFFRWLYVAMLRMSEDHVPPELNKMTQKDLAFVADFLSEHFSANEELFDRKGKYFNVERVGQYLKDEDEDLVSPPNMDGNQWVTFVKQSTHLKDSPLLFPTYPQKSLHFVKRLMEASIDLCLQKPAAVIGDSVKQAVCLRLYTVPESSENTPRLFELPSLWNDKKAAMHYVVFCMPEISPSKIYILRRPTDPNRSVPNGLVALNLNTPLNSSIDDETPAPASVDYSYSCLDARFYDDETLTVVLRRLEDDENKMRVLAQLPLNSAMSWDEEFSWDLSLRLEQQTEGIPVQGVAWGNQSREMDNISAQFVAVNGIRKVACVLSANLRHVRVFEMDAEEEEDEEERADESQEMSSDQDRIEDTKTNESDAVEGGRVEDAQVSGQGPRDSLDDTAGSDTL, from the exons ATGCCTGCGTTTCGGCAGGTTGGGGAGAAACAGCTCCCAAACCCTATTCTGTACATGGCCTGGTGTCCTAAAAGAGATCTGATCGCTTTGGCCAACACTACAGGAGAG CTTCTTCTGCATCGGCTTGCCAACTTTCATCGGGTGTGGAGTTTACCTCCTAATGAGAACACAGGAAAAGAGATCACATCACTGGCCTGGAGACCCGATGGGAAAG TTCTAGCGTTCAGTGTGGGCGACACAAAGCAGGTGGTCCTGTGTGATGCAGAAAAGGCTGAAATCCTCCATCTGTTCCCTGTGGAATATCCAGCATCCTGCATGCACTGGATGGAGGTGCAAGATGACAGCAG CACATTGACCTCATTCAGCGAGTCTGAGGATGAGTCAAGCCGTTTTCTTCCAAAGTTACCCACTTTACCTAAAAG TGAAGAAAAATCAGAAGAAGTGACAAACCTTTTAGGGGAAGTGAG ACTCAATATCCTGGTTGTTGGAGGACCATCTGGATTTGTTGAGCTGTATGCTTACGGCCTGTATAAGATTGCAACATTAAGTGGG atctTAGGGACGTGCCGTAGTCTTGGACTGTCTAGTGACCTCAAGTCTCTCTCTGTTATTACAGAGATTAGATCCACAGACGACAACCCTGAGATTCGTTACATACAG CTGGACACTGGGCTGCTGTCTTCATGTCTGCCCGAACTGACCAAGATGGCACGCAAGTTCACACATATCTCAACACTGCTACAG TATCTGCGTGTCTCTCTCACCTGCATGTGTGAAGCATGGGAGGAAATTCTTATGCAGATGGACCTCCGCCTCACTAAGTTTGTCCAG gaaaaaaacacaAGCACTCAGGTTCAGGATGAGTTTTTGGAGCTGCTGTTATGGGGCCATGCAAG CCCTGAACTTCAGGCTCTTCTCATGAATCAGCTCACAGTCAAG GGCTTGAAGATGCTGGGTCAGTCTATTGATTCTTCCTATTCCAGCATTCAGAAACTTGTTATCAGTCACTTGCAGAG TGGCTCTGAGGCGCTGCTCTATCACCTGAGCGAGGTCAAAGGAATGGCTCTATGGAAGCAGAAGTTTCAGCCTCTAGGCCTGGATCCTTCAGACATAGAGG ATGCCATCGTAGCAGTGGGCTCTTTTACCCTGAAGGCCAgcgaacttttaca AGTCATCGATAAAAGTATGAAGAACTTCAAAGCCTTCTTCAGATGGCTGTATGTTG CAATGCTGCGAATGTCAGAAGATCATGTTCCTCCTGAGTTAAACAAG ATGACTCAAAAGGATCTGGCTTTTGTGGCCGACTTCCTGTCTGAGCATTTCAGTGCT AACGAAGAGCTGTTTGACCGGAAAGGAAAATATTTCAACGTTGAGCGTGTCGGACAG tatttgaaGGATGAAGATGAAGACTTGGTATCTCCACCCAACATGGATGGCAACCAGTGGGTGACGTTTGTAAAACAGAGCACTCACCTGAAAG ACAGTCCACTGCTCTTCCCCACTTACCCACAAAAGTCTCTGCACTTTGTCAAGAGACTGATGGAGGCGTCCATTGATCTGTGCTTACAGAAACCAGCC gcAGTCATTGGTGATTCGGTGAAACAAGCTGTGTGTTTACGCTTGTACACTGTTCCTGAGAG cTCAGAAAATACCCCAAGGCTGTTTGAGCTGCCTTCACT GTGGAATGATAAGAAGGCTGCTATGCATTATGTAGTGTTCTGCATGCCTGAGATCTCGCCCTCTAAAATCTATATTCTTAGGAGACCGACAGACCCCAACAG GTCTGTCCCTAATGGTCTGGTGGCCCTGAACCTCAACACTCCACTCAATTCTAGTATAGATGATGAAACACCTGCACCTGCTTCTGT CGACTACTCGTACAGTTGCCTTGATGCTCGGTTTTATGATGACGAGACGTTGACAGTGGTTTTGCGGAGACTGGAAGATGATGAGAATAAGATGCGCGTCCTCGCTCAGCTTCCTCTAAACTCTGCTATGAGCTGGGATGAGGAGTTCAGCTGGGACCTTTCACTCAG GTTGGAGCAGCAAACTGAGGGAATTCCAGTGCAGGGTGTTGcctggggaaaccagagcagagAGATGGACAACATCAGCGCTCAGTTTGTGGCTGTTAATGGGATCCGCAAAGTGGCCTGTGTG CTCAGTGCCAATCTAAGGCATGTACGTGTGTTTGAAATGGACGCagaggaggaagaggatgagGAAGAGCGAGCTGATGAGTCACAGGAAATGAGCTCAGACCAGGACAGAATTGAGGACACAAAGACTAATGAGAGTGATGCTGTTGAAGGTGGACGGGTGGAGGATGCCCAGGTGTCGGGTCAGGGGCCAAGAGACAGTTTGGATGACACTGCAGGATCAGATACACTTTGA